In Arthrobacter sp. SLBN-83, one DNA window encodes the following:
- a CDS encoding alpha/beta hydrolase codes for MTALRILRGIEFARPAEASPLLLDLYLPGAGLEGLDAVGGPTHRGRPAVVHLHGGGWRTGERSSLGPVVDGFRLGPIEQLALAGFVVASVDYRLTDVATFPAQLLDANAAVRWLRSHAAEYGVDPRRIYAWGDSAGGHLACLLGLTAGVEEFREPGSGGEGGNDGVGAVVAWYPPTDLERMGGQARPDAVARADDPGSREALLIGAQPADAPDKARAASPITYVHAGAPPFLLIHGTADRFVPAAQSAGLADALAGAGNAVELLLLDGADHMWASQDGSSNAAEKAIAATIDFLRRQAEEH; via the coding sequence ATGACGGCACTGCGGATCCTTCGAGGGATCGAGTTCGCCAGGCCAGCGGAAGCCTCTCCACTGCTGTTGGACCTCTATCTTCCCGGCGCCGGGTTGGAGGGACTGGACGCAGTGGGTGGACCAACCCATCGCGGCCGCCCCGCCGTCGTCCACCTTCACGGCGGCGGCTGGAGGACGGGGGAGCGGTCCTCACTGGGTCCGGTCGTTGACGGTTTCAGGCTCGGCCCCATTGAGCAGTTGGCGTTGGCAGGGTTTGTGGTGGCTTCCGTGGATTACCGACTGACCGACGTTGCCACCTTTCCCGCGCAGCTGCTGGATGCGAACGCAGCGGTCCGCTGGCTTCGCTCCCACGCCGCGGAGTACGGCGTGGACCCGCGCCGGATCTACGCCTGGGGCGACTCCGCCGGGGGACACCTCGCCTGCCTCCTGGGACTCACAGCCGGAGTCGAAGAATTCCGTGAACCGGGCAGCGGCGGCGAGGGTGGAAATGACGGGGTCGGGGCCGTCGTAGCCTGGTACCCGCCCACCGATCTGGAACGGATGGGTGGACAGGCGCGGCCGGACGCCGTGGCCCGCGCCGATGATCCCGGCTCCCGTGAAGCCCTGCTGATCGGCGCACAGCCGGCGGACGCGCCGGACAAGGCCAGGGCCGCCAGCCCCATCACCTACGTTCACGCCGGCGCCCCGCCCTTCCTCCTCATCCACGGAACGGCCGACCGCTTCGTCCCCGCGGCCCAGTCCGCCGGACTGGCCGACGCGCTGGCAGGAGCGGGCAACGCCGTCGAACTCCTCCTGCTGGACGGCGCTGACCACATGTGGGCCAGCCAGGACGGCAGCAGCAATGCCGCCGAAAAGGCCATAGCCGCCACCATCGATTTCCTCCGCCGCCAGGCGGAAGAGCACTGA
- a CDS encoding fumarylacetoacetate hydrolase family protein has protein sequence MQFIGITHNGEPYAAALAGSRILPLATVTEFWADAEGWQDKAATLVAAATDASGAGREASDDGAWLGRGSVTEVPLVPASARVICVGLNYKAHVAEGSFKDQELPPYPTLFARWTASLSVGNVPVPVPAGEAGLDWEGEVAAYIGRRVESAGETEAADAVFGYSTFNDITSRKAQKLTSQWTLGKNGDFSGPLGPLVSRDEVGDLRDGLQVRTLVNGTEAQNGNTRDMIFSVPAIISFISQTFTLHPGDVIATGTPEGVGYARTPQWLLQPGDTVEVEIEKLGTLTTPVGDLSLRSRA, from the coding sequence ATGCAGTTCATCGGCATCACCCATAACGGCGAACCCTATGCAGCAGCGCTCGCCGGCTCCCGCATCCTTCCGCTCGCCACCGTCACCGAATTCTGGGCTGACGCGGAAGGCTGGCAGGACAAGGCCGCAACGCTGGTTGCCGCCGCGACGGACGCGTCCGGCGCCGGCAGGGAAGCGTCCGACGACGGCGCCTGGCTGGGGCGGGGCAGCGTCACCGAGGTGCCACTCGTCCCAGCCTCGGCACGGGTCATTTGCGTGGGGCTGAACTACAAGGCGCACGTCGCCGAGGGGAGCTTCAAGGACCAGGAACTGCCGCCCTACCCCACCCTGTTCGCCCGCTGGACGGCCTCCCTGTCCGTTGGCAACGTGCCCGTCCCTGTTCCTGCAGGCGAAGCCGGCCTGGACTGGGAGGGCGAAGTGGCCGCCTACATCGGCCGCCGCGTCGAGTCCGCTGGGGAGACGGAAGCTGCCGACGCTGTTTTTGGCTACTCCACCTTCAACGACATCACCTCCCGGAAGGCCCAAAAGCTCACCTCGCAGTGGACCCTGGGCAAGAACGGCGACTTCAGCGGCCCACTGGGTCCTCTGGTCAGCCGCGACGAGGTGGGCGACCTCCGCGACGGGCTCCAGGTCCGCACACTCGTGAACGGCACTGAAGCCCAGAACGGCAACACCCGGGACATGATCTTTTCCGTCCCGGCCATCATCTCGTTCATCAGCCAGACCTTCACGCTGCACCCGGGCGACGTCATCGCCACCGGGACACCGGAAGGCGTGGGTTATGCCCGCACCCCCCAATGGCTCCTCCAGCCGGGCGACACTGTCGAGGTGGAGATCGAGAAGCTGGGCACCCTCACCACCCCTGTGGGCGATCTTTCCCTCCGGAGCCGTGCCTGA